From the Bacteroidota bacterium genome, the window CTCTAACGGTTGGCAAACCACCGGGGGCGCGACGCTTGCCGAGGTCGTCACGGCGATGAGCGGACTGGGAATCAGACGCTTTCTTTCGACGGATATCCGCCGCGACGGGACACTCAGCGGGCCGAACGTTCCGCTCTATCAGGGGCTTGTGAAGGATTACCCGGCCGTTGAATGGCTCGCTTCGGGCGGGGTCCGCTCGAAGGAGGACGTGCGGGAGCTTTCCTCCGCAGGAGTTGCGGGAGTCGTCATCGGAAAGGCATTGCTTGAGGGCACACTCCGGGTGGAAGAATTGTTGGAACCGCCATGCTGACCCGCCGGATCATTCCCTGCCTGGATGTGCTCGACGAGAGGGTCGTCAAAGGGAGAAGATTTGAACATCTCGCCGACATCGGCGACCCGGTGGAGCTCTCGGCGCGGTATTCGGACGAGGGCGCGGATGAGATCGTCCTGCTCGATATTTCCGCCACTCTCGAACGGCGCCGCCCCTTTTTTCGACT encodes:
- a CDS encoding HisA/HisF-related TIM barrel protein; this encodes MLTRRIIPCLDVLDERVVKGRRFEHLADIGDPVELSARYSDEGADEIVLLDISATLERRRPFFRLIERVARRVAIPLTVGGGIRTIDDILQLLRSGADKVSLNT